The genomic DNA GGCGCGGTCATCCCTCTTCTGAAAATCCTCCCCAAACGCGTTGCGGCAAACACAACCGATACGCATCGCTTCCGCCTGCGCTCCGCGGGTTCACCCGCCGATCAACCGGCATGTTCGGCGGCCGATGGTTCCCCGCGCGCCGGCGATTCCGTCAATTCCCGGGCCGGCGACAAGCGGCCGCGGGTGGCCCGCACCCAGAGCAGGATCAGCAGACTGCCGATCAGCATCGCCCCCACGCCGATCCATCCTCCTTCGGGTCCGAAAGCGCCGCCGGTGACGGCATCGGGCCCGCCCTGGCGGATCGCCAGGAAACTCGCCCCGATCGGCTCCAGCCCGCTGACGGGAAATCCGAATACGTTGCCTTGAAAAAAATTCCACGTGATGTGCAATCCGATCGGCAAGGCAAGCTCTCCGGTGAAGACGTACCCCAGCGCCAGGAAAACGCCCGCCGCCATAAGGTTCGCCACGCTGATGACGGTGACGTTCGGATTGGCGGAATGCATGAGCCCGAAGAACACCGAGGTCAGGATCACGGCCGAAGCAATCGCACCCGTCGCACCCAGCCAAAAGCCTTTCAAACCCTCGGAAAAATTCTTCATCCGGTATCCGCGGTGGTATAGCTCCTCGCTGATCCCGACGCAGACAAAAACCGCCAACGGAGGGAGTATCTCCAGCGGAAAAAATCCCTCCCCATCCGCCGTCATCAGGAAGCCTTCGACCCGGATCCATCCGGCGGCCAATTCCGCCAGAAAGACCATTCCCATAAGGAATCCGCCCAGGCCCAAGCCGAATGCGAAATCCGCCCACCACCGCTTGGAAAAGTGAAACCCGAAACCGATGAATCGGCGGCGGTCCAAGAACCTCCCCGCCGGCCACACCACGGCCAACGTCGCCAACAAGACGGAAAATTGCATGACCAGGAAGGCGACCGGGGAATTCAACAGCGCCATCAGGTCTTCCTGCGAACTCATCAACTCCGTCAAGTGCAATCTCCCGCTGAGGGCGAGGCCGATCAGGATTAAAAATCCCGCAATCGCCCCGATGGCAATCTGCAGGCTAAGCCAAAGGAAATCCGTGATTAACACCCGCCACAGCGCCCTGAGACGGCGCTCCGCCGGGTTCCAAAAAATATTGAGGATCGATTGTCCCATTCCGGTTTTCTCCCTTCCTCCGCGGACCGGGCCGTCTAGCGCCGCTCCCCGCCGCAACCGGCGGCGGAGGTTCGGTATTCCGGTCCGTCCAATAATTTTAATGCGTCTGGGGTCGCTTATTCCACTCCTTCGCTCCGGCAATGCGTTTTTCATACCACAACCTTCATACATACTGGAAGACAATGCCGGTATTGGTGCCGTTGTTGAAATCATCGGTGACGGTCAACCACCGGCCGTCCCGCGACAGGTATATTTGATAGGCGAAGGATCCGTCCCGCAGCGCGGGGATTTCGGATCGCTTCCACGTCCGCCCACCGTCGGCCGTGACCGCAAACCAAACGCTGCGGTCCAACAGGTCGTATACGGCGATCCCGTTCCGTTCATTCGGGAAGCGAAGGGCCGCCCGGGGGCCGTTCCCGGAAGGCACGAGCGATTCCCCTTCGGTCAATCCCAAAGAGCGCTCCTCCCAGCTTTCCCCGCCATCGGAGGTGACAAACAGCCTGCCGTGTTTATCCAGCACGTATCCGTCGGTTTTGGTGCGCAAAGCGACCGCCATAATTCCGCCTTCCGCGGCCGGCGAAGCCAGCAAGCGCCACGACCGGCCGCCGTCCTCCGTCGCCTGTAATTGGTAATTGGAGGACGCCCAGCCCGTC from Anaerolineales bacterium includes the following:
- a CDS encoding CPBP family intramembrane metalloprotease; this translates as MGQSILNIFWNPAERRLRALWRVLITDFLWLSLQIAIGAIAGFLILIGLALSGRLHLTELMSSQEDLMALLNSPVAFLVMQFSVLLATLAVVWPAGRFLDRRRFIGFGFHFSKRWWADFAFGLGLGGFLMGMVFLAELAAGWIRVEGFLMTADGEGFFPLEILPPLAVFVCVGISEELYHRGYRMKNFSEGLKGFWLGATGAIASAVILTSVFFGLMHSANPNVTVISVANLMAAGVFLALGYVFTGELALPIGLHITWNFFQGNVFGFPVSGLEPIGASFLAIRQGGPDAVTGGAFGPEGGWIGVGAMLIGSLLILLWVRATRGRLSPARELTESPARGEPSAAEHAG